One Thamnophis elegans isolate rThaEle1 chromosome 2, rThaEle1.pri, whole genome shotgun sequence genomic window, TCCCTAAAAAGAAGTATATAAGAAAATTGTGAATGATTACAATTTAACCTCCAGTCCTGGATAGCACTGGCGGTTAAAAGCCTCAAATTGGATCAATTATATTTTCAGTGCTTGAAGGATGAGCACTTTATTTCCATAACTATTGTACTTGCTGTGAGAGCACTCATGATCTAGAGAGGCAGACAAATCTAGACTTCAGTCACTTAAaatcaattcattttttaaaatctaaaaaattgAGATAATGTAATCCCCTTTGGTCATAATTTGGTTTCATTCAGTTTGAACGTTTGGCACTCTTTCAAAAGTCGCTGGAGCTGGTCACATTCTTGCCTATTCTTCAAACATTGTGAACACAATGGCATAAAGCTTCTCTACACTATTCTGTTATACTTCTATCCCCAGATGTGTTTCTAACTTTAAGATGAGTTCAAAAACCACATGCAGATACCTACTTGCATCTACGTTGTCCAGTGCATTTGCCACTCCATCAAGATTCTCAAAGAAGTCATCATCATATATACGTTCAGTGTCTGGGCCTACACGATCTTGGTGGCTTTTGATGTGAATGTTTGGGTTCATTTCTTTCACAGCAGCTGCTGCTGTATCAGATTTCATTTTCTAGATGGTTTGAAATATTAAGTTTTACTCTGGGTATAGAAATTTCACATTACAGCTTCCAGTattaccattatttaaaaaaaaaaactaaaaataaaaagtaaacacAATATTCACAATCGATCACAAAACAACATGTTTCTTGCCCTTAAATTTGCCAAAATCAACTGTTAAACCTCCACTAAACTCCCAAAGCAAACCATGACAATTTTTCACCGAATGTCCTATGGCTGACCCTTCTGTAACCCCAGAAATCACACTCCTGATACTAATGGAACTGACCGTAACATCCCAAGGTCGGAAGAGGAATTGCCGGTTGAGATTGGACTTCTCAATAGTGTCCATGTCAGTCACAGCCACCTCTCCCCCTTGTCCACATCCCAGACCAATCATAGCAAAGTTCTTCAGCAGCTCACAGCCAATGGCACCAGCACCAAcctaagagagaggaaaaaaaatgtcagcaGGTTGCTTGGATGGACATACCAAGAAACTGAAAAATCATGTCAACACTTACCAGAAAGTATTTTTGTTGGCTCAGTTTAACCTGTAATTCATTGCCAAACACAGCAATCTGTCCATCATATCGGCAATGTTTctattggggggaaaaagaggcaACCAGTTTGTACCTATTCTTCAAAGGATGGAATATCCCCATTTCCCTAATTCTGCTCATTAATAATCATCATCAATAATCATAATTTCTTTATTCCTATAAATACAGAACactgcattttatttatatactacttcaaAAGTTTCAAGTTCCCAACGCTACTGTTTTCATATAAATGATACAATAATTTCATTATGGGTCTATTCCTGGTCTTACATGCTACTTCAAATTGCATACCAGGGAATTCATGGGAAAGAATATATTATACGGTAATATACTCCACAATCAAATTTAGTATAAACAATTAAAACCACTCCTTTTTTTGGCCCCAGGCTTAATATATGTCTCCTAACTTACAAATTGTtttcccagccattttgagtagtaCTTTCCCcccatttaacatttttattgagttataagataaaataagatacaaaatatgaaagtaaataggaaaaaagtgaaaggggggtgggggagaagtgaggaaggatttggaaaaagaaaaagaagtgttgACTTCCAAATCTctttgttgcagtaaaataaggcattaacagaGTAGTAATTTTTGGGGGGTGATTCCCAGGATACATCTTATGTTTATATTACTCACAGGGCTGCAATTTTCCTCAGTCAAGGTATCCTTATTTTCTTCAGGCAAGCACTCCAATGCATCAAAATACAGCCACTGGATGATAGGCATGAATTTGCCTGAACAGGCCTAAAACGGAGAAATAGAAAAGAACGTCTCTTTGATACCACACAGTTTTGTTCTGCCTGAAAAAGCAAATTTCAGGAATAAATTGGCATTATACACCATCACATTATTACAGAGGATTTGTTTACCAAATCCAAAGCTGCTGAATAAGGGAAACATGGACTAAGTGGAATCCTTTTACTATCTGCCAAGTTTTTCAAATATTGTACCTTCATAACTTCTTGTGCAGCTAGGCCTCCAATGAAGGCGTTGACAGGTGCCAGATCTCCAGAGGCTTGGAAAGCAAGTTCCTTGATGATGTCCTCATTCAAATGTTCTTGCTTAAGTGGGGGCATTGCTTGCTCATTGAGATCTTTCACTAAAGATAGCACCTCGCTAGCGTCTGCCTgaggaagaatggaagaagtcCGATAAAGGCTAAGGAAACCTGGGAGGACCGTTTTTCACCAAAACCATAAATGTAACCTGTGGTAAATGCAGTCTGTGTAAAATAATAGCTATCATTAAAAATGCCTAAGCATAAAAGTACATAAAATGACCAACTAGTGGTCCCTGAATAAAAATGTATTGCATTTAGTGTAACATTCAAGCAGATTAAGAAATGGAAAGTGAGCAACTCTGTACAAGATTTACACCAGTATTCCAAGCATTATTCTTTGATTAGTGACTTTGCTTGCAACAGTAGCTGTATATTCTGTGGTTGATATGAACTACtgttactggggaaaaaaatctcaacttgcaaactagaaaaagaaaaatggaaccgAATAGCCTACCTCGTTACGAGGCCTGGGAAAATGCCCATGCTTTTTGTGAAACTCATGCAAGGCCTGAAATGCCAAATGCAGCTGGCCTGGCCGATCAAACTTGCCAAAATCAGTAACAACCAATTCTGGCTCTGGCAGAGAGGTGCGCAGagatttctgaaagaaaaataatggaaaaattgaaaataggcagcgatgccttcaTAGTTACCCTTTACTGGCAGGGAAGTTGCTTACTTCCAACCTCCAAGCCAGTGCTTACGTACCACCCAAGAACAGGCACAGGCAGATCAAAAGGTGCCAGATTGTTCTAATGGCAGGATGTTGTTGGGAACCATGGGAATTtgcccagcaaaaaaaaaatgcagaatctGTCAGAAAAGACACTTACAAAGCTAATCTTCTTTGGCATTTTGACCTGGGTAACAATGCCGCCACGTACATAGTCTGAAAAGTTGGAGGTGTCACCAATACTAAATGTGTAGGGACCTAGAAAAGAATAAGTACACCCATACAGATGTCACGGGCAAAGAACCACACTGAAACTAAAAACATTGGCACTGCAGAATTGCCATATTAACTTGGACCAAGAATCCTCAACAATCTTGTCAAATTACTAGTCTCGAAGAACTTTCTTAATAGACATGAGAAAGAAGTAAGAGCCAATTTTTCTAACATTTCCACAATAGGATTAAATTCTAAGTAATagtggaagaaaagaaatatgcCCTCATGCTACaataaacaagcagcaaagagagAAGATGGACCATGAAATGTTTTTGTTATGCTGTGCCAAAGTAATTATATTCTGAGTAATGAACTGGAGAATTttcaggaaatttaaaaaaaaatcatacaagaAAATGAAGATGCTACAATGAGCATCTTTCCACATTCTCTAACATGCTTATTTGTAGCATGCTTAAGACTTACAACCAATTCAATGTTTGTAGACTTCTTtttcgtggttttttttttgcaccttCAACTCAGTCTTCACTCTTagacaagtctctgcagttttcttggaaacaatTTTAGAAATAGTctgcccttgccttcttcctacgGCTGAGAAAGTGCGACTGGCCCAAAACCACCCAAACGGCTTTGTACTAGCTTGATAttttttaaccactacaccaaactgactgtCACTTGTAACTCAGGCTAAAATTCCAAGTTAATGTTACATATTAGGCACTCTATATGATTCCCAACATACCAAAAGATAATTTTgtcaaacagtttaaaaaaaaaaactttgacagATATTCCATTCTAGTAACATCTACATTTTGTGCAACTCAAAGTAACACCATGTCTCACCCAACACTTTGATTTCCATTGGTTCACAACTGTTAAGCTCTTTCATGCCCTCAACTTCCAGGAAAGAAACAAAGTCTCCGCTTTCAAAACCATGCCGAGCCTCATCTAGACAGGTTACCTCTCCAGGGCACCCCTgtacaagaaaaataaatttgagCTACTGTGTGGGTCTGAGAAAATCAATAAATCTACCTCAAAAACAGAACATTGACTGCCAGCTTCAAGAAATAATTACCTTAGTAACCATTGAGACCATAGCACTAAGTGGCTGCTCTCCATTGGTATCTGTCACAACCATGTTCTCACCAAAGTCACAGAACAACTGGCtataagagagagaaaatgggcgATCTTAGGGGCTTTGGAGCACCTTCAGCACTGTGCCTGGTGGTCTTGAAAGCCAAGGTTGGGACCCCATAACTGGGCTGTGTGGCGCATGACATATGGTGGTTAGGAATCCCAAACAGTTCATCCCAACCAAAAGAAAAACCCTACTGAAAGAAATGGTCACAACACAGAAAAGGGTATTAAAAACAAACTATTGTCTTACCCAAAGAGTCCTTTGGTATCTGCCACTACAAGTTTGATATTTTggctgtgacagaaatcactaaTACGTAACTGTTCCTCCAAGGGACAATTGGTGAGCACAACTACCTGCAAAAAGGAGATAGGGAGATGGGCGGTTATGAAactggatggagggaagaaaaagcCTTTGAAATAAATCACACTAGAAATCTGGAGCTCTTCAGTATCAGCTCACTGTTCAGACTTCCTGGTCTATGGCAAGTAATATTCCCAGCCATGTCTTCTCTCCCAtcctatttttcattttatttagtaATGCTCACAAAAACTCTGTTTGTGTATATAGAAAATATAAGCCAAATATCTAACTAGATTGTTTACTGAATCAGGAAAGTAATTCTTGATATAAAGTGCTTAGTAACCCTCGCTTCTGAGAAATTAAAGTACCTGGAAGTTGTTAAGAAAGTCCTCACTGAGAGGTCCAGTGTAAGCAGTAACAGGTACATAGGAGTTGAGTTCAGCGAGCCGTGTCTGAGATACTTCAGCACGGTTCTTTCCAAGGTCTTCCTCACGAAGGTAGAACTGGAAGAAAGGATGGGGAAGTGGGGGGATGTTTTAGTAGTAAATATGTTTCAATAAAGGCAATCACAAATAGAACCATATTTAAGTGAATAAAATGAATTGAGAGGTAGGATGAACCACCTACCTGGGAAGAGAGATCACACCATTCAGCTATACCTTGGTCATGGATTGTGACTGATTTAACACCACCCAAAATGATGTTTTTAGCTATCTCCACACCTAGTCCTCGCAAACCAGATACTAAGATGTTGGCATTCTGCATTCGTTTCATTGCCTCATGGCCCAATACATATCTATTCAGGACAAATGGGGAAAAGGATTACATTTTCAGTGCCTTGTTGGTCCAACCTGAAAATTTAGCATCCCATATACAGGCAGGTTTCTCTCAACAGCTGATAAAGTTCAACAGCTCCAAAACACATCATACTTATATTAACATATTACTTACTATGTGAATATTCACATCATACTTAATATTCACATATTAGACTGGTACTAACAATCTACTTTTCAAAACAGCTCCGATTCTCCTTTTGATACTTACAGCTGCCTTGAGTATAGACCCTCATCAATATCTGTTTCACTTCCATTCTTGGCCATACCCTGGAAAGGACAAATATAATCAATTAATCCTTGACTGCCTTTTGATCATTAAAAGAATGTGATAAAGAAACACAAATAACTAAGAACAACCACTATTTGGTTTCTATATTTTATCACTCTCAATGCATTTCAAATATTAATTATTTGCCAAAGAAGAATTTAAAGTACAAAAAGAAGTCAAGAGATCTGGTCAATTGAATTATGGATGGCAACTCAGGTAATATATTTCACAAATCCACAACTGCATTACAAGAAAGAACAACAAATACAAAAGGAAACGGACATTACAGCGTTCTTTGTCCCTCTATTCCTCTGTATAAATCTGAGTATTTCTTTTAATACTACATGAAGACTCACCTTCAGGCTTATTAATTCCTTACAGAAGAATGCAGAGCACATTTTGTAAGGGCACAGCTAAGGCTACCTATTACCAGGGAGGAGTTGCAGttttcaatcccccccccccaatctgcagTACTCTCAATGCATAGCAGCGGTTTCCCAATATTTGACAATCTGTCCCAAATTATTTCTCCAAGAAATGGAACCAAAACAGTAaaagcctattttttttaaataaatgtacatTCTCCAAGCTAAGAAAGAGCTGAACACAAGCCAGTCATAACTCAACACAagatgaccagatgactgcaaattCATATTACAAATACGGGTGGTCATTGGctcacaacagtttgtttagtggccatttgaaattataacagcactgaaaaaagtgacttgtgactgtttttcccacgtatgacctttgcagcattcccatggtcacacaatcaaaattcagacaattgacactgactcatatttatgaaaatTGCAGTGTGctgggctcatgtgatcatgttttatgacctaacaaacaaagtcaatgggaaagccagatacacttaaaaactgtgttcctgacttaacaattgcagtgattcacttaacaatgtagTGAGAAAgtggtaaaatagggcaaaaatcacttaactatcttacttagcaataaaaatgttgggctcaattgtggtcgtaaattgaaaACTACCTATACTACCCACTGCTTGCTATACCACTTGCTCTAGTAGGACAAGAAAGCATGTGTTGTAACATGTACAAAAGGCTAGATATAAGAGATAGTAACAATGGGTACAATGACTTATATGTATGCACATCACTAAAGGTCCCCAAGAGTTGTTAATGTAAAATCAGGGAATTTGACTCCTGTATAATCAGAGGTTGCAGATTCCAGATTATCTTGTGCATTTTTATAGAAGTGTAAACCCTTGTATTAATTTTGTAATAATTGCTATCTATAAACATATTCAAGATATAACTATTTGGATACTTAATGGTTTCTATCAATTTCACAGGACAGGCTGTAACTAAGAGAAGGACTGTAATCAAGACTCAATCTGGGAGCAAAATGTAGAAATCCTttttagatctctctctctctctctctctctcacacacacacacacacacacaccagtataGACTTAAGAGTGCTTACAAGTTGGGGAGGCATTAAGATTTTCTGCCTCCTCTCTGTATCATGACAATAGGCTCTTTACCAAGATAAAAATTAATGCTGGATTTACCCTTGCCCATCTTTAAAGCTAACATATTTTCTCTGTGCAAGTAGagcaagggtccccaacccccggttcACGGACCAGTACTAGGCCGCGGCATGCCAAAAACTGGGCCCTGCAAACAAGGTGAAGCCCCATTTCTGGGATGCAGGCGGTGCACAAAACCATGCCCCtccggtccacagaaaaatctctCTTCATGGAACCTGTCCCGggagcccaaaaggttgggggccgctgAGGTAGAGAATCATTATGTCAGAATCAGAGATAGTATGCTGCATTAATCAATTCAGAAACTTACGTTGGCAGGCGCTTCACGCAAATCAGTCTGTATGGATTTTCCAGAGGAGCAGTTTGAACCCGTCTTTGACTCTGATTCACCCAAGCGACGCTTCTTGGACAACGGCGAGCTGGACATCTAAATGCACAATGGAAAATACAGATATGAGAATACAATCTTTGATAATCTAATCATTTTGCAGCAGGATTATGACTCTGCCAAAAACAAAAATATCCTTTGCAATAGGCAAAGCACTTATGGGAATAGGAGAGAAATACAAAAATAGTGTCTGTTGCAATGAAGCAGAAGCAATTAACAATTTCCTCCCAATACTGGTCCACAATCTTTGTTGCCTGAGGGAATCAAAAGATTTGCTACATGTGAAGAACATGTTGCTACCAGTGGTCTCTTAGAGGACACCCCAAAGGGACTATTTCCCATGTCCCATTGGAGTACTAATTGCAGAATCAACCAACTAAATCATACCAGTTAATCAAGTATGGCAGTAGCATAATGGAAAACAAATCTTTGAGGAAGCATAGCTTTCCTTCACATTCTGTGCTAAAAGTATCTTATATTGGATCAATTGAAAAAGGCACTGTCTTTCTTAGCAGATTtctcatcagaaaaaaaaaagtatttccagAGTACTGGAACAATACTGCGtggtattttaaaatagttttaaaatataaagttcCTTTTTAATCTACTATGTAAAACTAGTTATTTTTCAATGCTACACTATAATCACAGAATTCTGAACCAGATGACATCAGTTTAGGCTGTTCTTTTATGGCAAATGTCTCCAAGGTGCCACAGAAATAACTCAATTGTAATCAATAGGCTGACTAAGGAAGGGCTACTAATGAATCAGTTTTAGTGGACAAAAAAGAATAGGTGAATCATTCTTAGCTGCCAAAAATAATATTATTAGCAATTAACAATGAGTTTATTGCTTACAGAGCATTAGGATGTaatattattaaaacatttttatactTCTAAGAAACATCCCAACAGCTTATACTTCTGTAGAAATTGCATTGAAACACtccaaaagaaaatccagttttaCAACACATTACCATTTAGAGTGATAAATGCAGGTAGGAAAAAGCATGAAAGAAGAAATGTTCACtatccaatacaggtagtcctcaatttatgaccagttaatgaccattcaaaat contains:
- the UBA1 gene encoding ubiquitin-like modifier-activating enzyme 1; its protein translation is MSSSPLSKKRRLGESESKTGSNCSSGKSIQTDLREAPANGMAKNGSETDIDEGLYSRQLYVLGHEAMKRMQNANILVSGLRGLGVEIAKNIILGGVKSVTIHDQGIAEWCDLSSQFYLREEDLGKNRAEVSQTRLAELNSYVPVTAYTGPLSEDFLNNFQVVVLTNCPLEEQLRISDFCHSQNIKLVVADTKGLFGQLFCDFGENMVVTDTNGEQPLSAMVSMVTKGCPGEVTCLDEARHGFESGDFVSFLEVEGMKELNSCEPMEIKVLGPYTFSIGDTSNFSDYVRGGIVTQVKMPKKISFKSLRTSLPEPELVVTDFGKFDRPGQLHLAFQALHEFHKKHGHFPRPRNEADASEVLSLVKDLNEQAMPPLKQEHLNEDIIKELAFQASGDLAPVNAFIGGLAAQEVMKACSGKFMPIIQWLYFDALECLPEENKDTLTEENCSPKHCRYDGQIAVFGNELQVKLSQQKYFLVGAGAIGCELLKNFAMIGLGCGQGGEVAVTDMDTIEKSNLNRQFLFRPWDVTKMKSDTAAAAVKEMNPNIHIKSHQDRVGPDTERIYDDDFFENLDGVANALDNVDARMYMDRRCVYYRKPLLESGTLGTKGNIQVVIPFLTESYSSSQDPPEKSIPICTLKNFPNAIEHTLQWARDEFEGLFKQPAENVNQYITDAKFMERTQKLPGTQPLEVLEAVFKSLVTDRPKSWGDCVAWACNHWHTQYSNNIRQLLHNFPPNQKTNSGTLFWSGPKRCPHPLTFDVKNPLHMDYVVAAANLFAQTYGITGTRDREAIVELLCQVQVPEFTPKSGVRIHISDQELQNANASVDDSRLEELKSSLPSPQQLHDFRMFPIDFEKDDDTNFHMDFIVAASNLRAENYDIPPADRHKSKLIAGKIIPAIATTTAAVVGLVCLELYKVIQGHKRLESFKNGFLNLALPFFGFSEPICCPKNKYYNTEWTLWDRFEVQGIQPDGQEMTLREFLAYFKKEYKLEITMLSQGVSMLYSFFMQPAKLKERHDQPMTEIVTRVSKKKIGRHVKALVFELCCNDDSGEDTEVPYVRYTIR